A window of the Bacteroides thetaiotaomicron VPI-5482 genome harbors these coding sequences:
- a CDS encoding IS3 family transposase — MVSLCKLFGVTKQAFYKYVDHSTDSSARERFVLEFVKRVRSKDPGIGGMKLWLMYRNEFGTSQAFVGRDCFCAILSKYKLTIRKRFRAPRTTDSSHHLPQYPDLTRTLLLEHPDQLWVSDITYITIWLPDGSYVFCYLSLVTDAYTKEIIGYCVGDTLGSCYTVEALEMAVRRIAAKEIKGLIHHSDRGVQYASADYIAILRHNGILPSMTEDGNPKDNAIAERVNGIIKNELLQGMRFSSIQEVRKAVATAVHFYNNERPHMSLDMLTPVQAGEMQGPIRKRWISYREKYLNVALA; from the coding sequence GTGGTCTCTCTTTGCAAATTGTTTGGTGTAACAAAGCAAGCCTTTTATAAGTATGTTGACCATAGTACGGATAGTTCGGCCCGTGAACGTTTTGTTCTTGAGTTTGTCAAACGTGTGCGTTCAAAGGACCCTGGTATTGGGGGGATGAAACTTTGGCTGATGTACCGTAATGAGTTCGGCACCAGCCAGGCCTTTGTTGGGCGTGACTGTTTCTGTGCTATATTGTCCAAGTATAAGCTGACAATACGCAAACGTTTTCGGGCTCCACGTACGACAGACTCCTCTCATCACTTGCCACAGTATCCTGATTTAACCAGGACATTGCTATTAGAACATCCTGATCAGCTGTGGGTTAGTGATATCACTTACATTACCATATGGTTGCCTGACGGCAGTTATGTGTTCTGCTACCTGTCTCTGGTGACAGACGCCTATACGAAGGAGATCATTGGGTATTGCGTAGGTGATACTCTGGGAAGCTGTTACACAGTGGAAGCTCTGGAAATGGCAGTCAGACGCATAGCTGCAAAGGAGATTAAGGGTTTGATCCATCACTCCGACCGAGGCGTACAATATGCCAGTGCGGATTATATTGCCATATTACGACATAACGGGATTCTTCCCAGCATGACAGAGGATGGCAATCCCAAGGACAATGCCATAGCTGAGCGTGTGAATGGCATTATAAAGAATGAATTGCTGCAAGGAATGCGCTTTAGTTCAATACAGGAAGTCAGAAAAGCTGTAGCAACAGCCGTTCACTTCTATAACAACGAAAGGCCTCATATGAGCTTGGATATGCTTACCCCGGTACAGGCAGGAGAAATGCAAGGACCTATCAGGAAAAGATGGATAAGCTACAGAGAAAAGTATCTGAATGTAGCACTTGCTTAA
- a CDS encoding outer membrane beta-barrel protein, with product MKKVLSIVAALLLCVGTQAQIVSSRSAIVKTQKQASNTQWFLRAGLNIMNLNGDGVEADSNIGYNATFGYQKPMGGAGAYWGMEFGLGSRGFKADEMKCIAHNIQYSPFTFGWKIGVADNLSIDPHLGVFASYDYTSKMKESGESISWGDFADYLEVDYNHFDAGMNIGVGLWYDRFNLDFTYQRGFIDVFSDLDGIKTSNFMIRLGIAF from the coding sequence ATGAAAAAAGTATTATCAATTGTTGCTGCGCTTTTGTTGTGCGTAGGAACACAGGCACAGATTGTATCATCCAGAAGTGCAATCGTCAAGACTCAAAAGCAAGCGAGTAACACACAATGGTTCCTGCGTGCAGGCCTGAACATCATGAACCTCAACGGTGACGGAGTTGAAGCGGATTCAAATATTGGCTACAATGCTACATTCGGCTATCAAAAGCCTATGGGCGGTGCCGGAGCATATTGGGGAATGGAATTCGGCCTCGGTTCCCGTGGGTTTAAAGCCGATGAAATGAAATGTATCGCACACAATATTCAATATTCACCGTTCACTTTCGGATGGAAAATTGGAGTAGCGGACAATCTTAGCATCGATCCGCATCTGGGTGTTTTTGCCAGTTATGACTATACCAGCAAAATGAAAGAAAGTGGTGAAAGCATCAGCTGGGGAGATTTTGCAGATTATCTGGAAGTGGATTACAATCATTTCGATGCCGGTATGAATATTGGCGTAGGACTGTGGTATGACCGTTTCAATCTGGATTTCACTTATCAGCGTGGATTCATTGACGTATTTTCCGATCTCGATGGAATCAAGACTAGTAACTTTATGATCCGTCTGGGGATTGCTTTCTAA